A stretch of the Vitis vinifera cultivar Pinot Noir 40024 chromosome 16, ASM3070453v1 genome encodes the following:
- the LOC100261372 gene encoding uncharacterized protein LOC100261372 isoform X1: MVLEIVPSCLGLSQKLSHSIHLSKQIASREYERDVKNSCIIRPQIMPSSNHAEAVGPRVFMISDLHADYSENMTWMKDLSTMRHKKDVLLVAGDVAETYHNFVLTMSLLTDKFEYVFYVPGNHDLWCRREEEDSLNSLDKLNKLLDACKRLGVQTSPMIIDGLGIIPLFSWYHESFDKEEDITEVFIPSLEMACKDFHACKWPEELSNRDTSLALYFDAMNEKNQDLIKEIQSECSQIITFSHFLPRQELCPEKRMLFYPNLPKIIGSDFLEVRLRSIHGAEGSASACHVFGHTHFCWDSMLDGIRYVQAPLAYPRERKRRMNGGEDWLPFCIYCDGKFADKLMACFWSEYYSTNPRTPHNTQLAPWVARFYKRR, encoded by the exons ATGGTACTGGAAATTGTACCTTCTTGCCTCGGCTTATCTCAAAAACTTTCTCATTCAATCCATCTCTCGAAACAAATTGCGTCTAGAGAGTATGAAAGAGACGTAAAGAACAGCTGCATTATAAGGCCTCAGATAATGCCTTCTAGTAATCATGCAGAAGCAGTGGGCCCACGGGTTTTTATGATCTCAGACTTGCATGCTGACTACTCTGAGAACATGACGTGGATGAAGGACTTATCAACTATGAGACACAAGAAAGATGTGCTTCTTGTTGCAGGTGATGTAGCAGAAACGTATCACAACTTTGTTTTAACCATGTCTCTTTTGACAGATAAATTCGAATATGTCTTCTATGTCCCTGGAAACCATGATCTTTGGTGCCGTCGGGAGGAAGAGGATTCT CTTAATTCTCTTGATAAGCTGAATAAGTTACTTGATGCGTGTAAAAGACTCGGAGTGCAAACCAGTCCAATGATTATAGATGGCTTGGGAATCATTCCTTTATTCTCTTGGTATCATGAG AGCTTTGATAAAGAGGAGGACATAACCGAAGTTTTCATTCCGTCTCTGGAGATG GCATGCAAGGACTTTCACGCATGCAAATGGCCTGAGGAACTTTCAAATAGAGATACTTCCCTTGCTCTGTACTTTGATGCAATGAACGAGAAGAATCAAGATTTGATCAAAGAAATTCAGAGTGAATGTAGCCAAATAATTACATTCTCTCACTTTCTTCCCAG GCAAGAGTTATGTCCGGAGAAGAGGATGCTGTTCTATCCAAACCTCCCAAAAATCATCGGCTCCGATTTTCTTGAGGTTCGCCTAAGATCTATACACGGAGCTGAAGGAAGTGCATCTGCATGTCATGTGTTTGGTCATACCCATTTCTGCTGGGATTCCATGCTTGACGGTATCAG GTATGTACAAGCACCATTGGCCTACCCAAGAGAACGTAAAAGGAGAATGAATGGAGGTGAAGATTGGCTGCCATTTTGCATCTATTGTGATGGAAAATTTGCTGATAAACTTATGGCCTGTTTCTGGTCTGAATACTACTCCACCAACCCAAGAACGCCGCACAACACTCAACTCGCCCCTTGGGTTGCTAGATTTTATAAACGAAGATAA
- the LOC104881971 gene encoding pentatricopeptide repeat-containing protein At4g19191, mitochondrial isoform X2, with translation MIPSTWKHLIFKQIPSLSSHTSGVHGSEFTFPFVLKACAKLPSLEDATKLHSHILLTGFQAHVFVQTALVDVYSKCCCFHSARLVFDQMPIKSLVSWNSIISAHCRDFHIDQSFGILKQMQLLGLELSSATFTGFLASCSLPQGLSIHGYITKLGLDLHLPLANSIMSMYIRLNQIDGALSVFYTLHQKSIVSWTIILGGYLSAGDVAKVFAVFNQMRCQCVGPDSIVFVNLISCCKLSGNLLLAMLVHSLLLKSGFDHKDPIDNLLVAMYAKCKDLVSARRVFDAVHEKSVFLWTSMISGYAQFGYPNEALHLFNMLLRTASRPNELTLATVLSACAEMGSLRMGEEIEQYILLNGLGSDLRVQTSLIHMFCKCGSIKKAQALFERIPNKDLAVWSAMINGYAVHGMGKEALNLFHKMQNEVGIKPDAIVYTSVLLACSHSGLIEDGLKYFRSMQKDFGIEPSIQHYSCLVDLLGRAGYVELALRTIQEMPVLVQARVWAPFLSACYTHHNLELGEFAAKNLFDLEPRSTGNFVLMTNLYTSMGKWKEAAKARSIINARGLVKEPGWSQIEIDGAVHVLAAEGQSHLESIDIHEVEAS, from the exons ATGATTCCAAGTACCTGGAAGCATTTGATATTTAAGCAGATTCCAAGCTTAAGCTCACATAC GTCTGGGGTTCATGGCAGTGAATTCACCTTCCCTTTCGTCCTCAAGGCTTGTGCCAAACTGCCATCTCTTGAAGACGCTACAAAGCTCCATTCCCATATACTCCTAACCGGCTTTCAAGCCCATGTCTTCGTCCAGACGGCTCTCGTTGACGTCTATTCAAAGTGCTGCTGCTTCCACTCTGCTCGTCTCGTATTCGATCAAATGCCCATTAAAAGTCTCGTCTCCTGGAATTCAATCATTTCCGCACACTGCAGGGATTTTCACATCGACCAATCTTTTGGCATCTTAAAACAAATGCAGCTTCTGGGTCTGGAATTAAGCTCCGCCACGTTTACAGGCTTCCTGGCTTCTTGCTCTCTTCCGCAGGGCTTGTCAATTCACGGTTACATTACTAAACTCGGACTTGATCTGCATTTACCTCTAGCCAACTCCATCATGAGTATGTATATACGTCTCAATCAAATTGATGGTGCTCTCTCCGTTTTTTATACATTGCATCAGAAATCCATCGTTTCTTGGACAATTATTCTAGGCGGGTATCTAAGTGCAGGGGATGTTGCCAAAGTGTTTGCTGTGTTTAATCAAATGCGATGCCAATGTGTTGGCCCGGACTCTATTGTATTTGTTAACCTCATCTCCTGTTGCAAGCTATCAGGCAATTTGTTGCTGGCCATGTTAGTTCATTCTCTCCTACTCAAAAGTGGATTTGATCACAAAGATCCCATTGACAACCTGCTTGTTGCCATGTATGCCAAATGTAAGGACCTTGTGTCTGCTAGAAGGGTTTTTGATGCTGTACACGAAAAAAGTGTCTTCTTGTGGACATCGATGATTAGTGGATATGCCCAGTTTGGTTATCCCAATGAAGCGTTACATCTGTTTAACATGTTGTTGAGGACTGCTTCAAGACCCAATGAACTGACACTGGCCACTGTACTTTCAGCCTGTGCCGAAATGGGATCACTGCGCATGGGAGAAGAGATCGAGCAGTACATTTTGCTGAATGGTTTGGGGTCAGATCTTAGGGTTCAGACTTCATTAATACACATGTTCTGTAAATGTGGAAGCATAAAGAAGGCACAAGCATTGTTTGAAAGGATACCCAATAAAGACTTGGCTGTTTGGAGTGCCATGATAAATGGTTATGCAGTGCATGGGATGGGAAAAGAGGCTCTGAATCTCTTCCATAAGATGCAAAATGAAGTAGGAATTAAGCCAGATGCCATTGTTTACACCAGCGTATTATTGGCTTGCAGTCATTCAGGATTGATAGAAGATGGATTGAAGTATTTTAGAAGCATGCAGAAGGATTTTGGAATAGAACCCAGTATACAACATTATTCTTGTTTGGTGGATCTTCTTGGTCGAGCTGGTTATGTGGAATTAGCCTTGAGAACTATCCAAGAAATGCCTGTCCTAGTACAAGCTCGAGTTTGGGCTCCATTTCTTAGTGCTTGCTACACGCATCATAACCTTGAGCTTGGAGAGTTTGCTGCTAAGAACTTGTTCGATTTGGAGCCCAGAAGCACTGGCAATTTTGTATTGATGACTAATCTGTATACATCTATGGGGAAGTGGAAGGAGGCAGCAAAGGCAAGAAGTATAATAAATGCTAGGGGATTGGTTAAGGAGCCTGGTTGGAGCCAGATTGAGATTGATGGTGCTGTCCATGTTCTTGCTGCAGAAGGCCAATCCCACCTAGAGTCGATTGATATCCATGAGGTTGAAGCTTCCTGA
- the LOC104881971 gene encoding pentatricopeptide repeat-containing protein At4g19191, mitochondrial isoform X1 — translation MDWNLMIRKCVKQGFFTEALQIYSSMVRSGVHGSEFTFPFVLKACAKLPSLEDATKLHSHILLTGFQAHVFVQTALVDVYSKCCCFHSARLVFDQMPIKSLVSWNSIISAHCRDFHIDQSFGILKQMQLLGLELSSATFTGFLASCSLPQGLSIHGYITKLGLDLHLPLANSIMSMYIRLNQIDGALSVFYTLHQKSIVSWTIILGGYLSAGDVAKVFAVFNQMRCQCVGPDSIVFVNLISCCKLSGNLLLAMLVHSLLLKSGFDHKDPIDNLLVAMYAKCKDLVSARRVFDAVHEKSVFLWTSMISGYAQFGYPNEALHLFNMLLRTASRPNELTLATVLSACAEMGSLRMGEEIEQYILLNGLGSDLRVQTSLIHMFCKCGSIKKAQALFERIPNKDLAVWSAMINGYAVHGMGKEALNLFHKMQNEVGIKPDAIVYTSVLLACSHSGLIEDGLKYFRSMQKDFGIEPSIQHYSCLVDLLGRAGYVELALRTIQEMPVLVQARVWAPFLSACYTHHNLELGEFAAKNLFDLEPRSTGNFVLMTNLYTSMGKWKEAAKARSIINARGLVKEPGWSQIEIDGAVHVLAAEGQSHLESIDIHEVEAS, via the coding sequence ATGGATTGGAATCTTATGATAAGAAAATGTGTGAAACAAGGCTTTTTCACTGAAGCTCTGCAAATATACTCGTCTATGGTCAGGTCTGGGGTTCATGGCAGTGAATTCACCTTCCCTTTCGTCCTCAAGGCTTGTGCCAAACTGCCATCTCTTGAAGACGCTACAAAGCTCCATTCCCATATACTCCTAACCGGCTTTCAAGCCCATGTCTTCGTCCAGACGGCTCTCGTTGACGTCTATTCAAAGTGCTGCTGCTTCCACTCTGCTCGTCTCGTATTCGATCAAATGCCCATTAAAAGTCTCGTCTCCTGGAATTCAATCATTTCCGCACACTGCAGGGATTTTCACATCGACCAATCTTTTGGCATCTTAAAACAAATGCAGCTTCTGGGTCTGGAATTAAGCTCCGCCACGTTTACAGGCTTCCTGGCTTCTTGCTCTCTTCCGCAGGGCTTGTCAATTCACGGTTACATTACTAAACTCGGACTTGATCTGCATTTACCTCTAGCCAACTCCATCATGAGTATGTATATACGTCTCAATCAAATTGATGGTGCTCTCTCCGTTTTTTATACATTGCATCAGAAATCCATCGTTTCTTGGACAATTATTCTAGGCGGGTATCTAAGTGCAGGGGATGTTGCCAAAGTGTTTGCTGTGTTTAATCAAATGCGATGCCAATGTGTTGGCCCGGACTCTATTGTATTTGTTAACCTCATCTCCTGTTGCAAGCTATCAGGCAATTTGTTGCTGGCCATGTTAGTTCATTCTCTCCTACTCAAAAGTGGATTTGATCACAAAGATCCCATTGACAACCTGCTTGTTGCCATGTATGCCAAATGTAAGGACCTTGTGTCTGCTAGAAGGGTTTTTGATGCTGTACACGAAAAAAGTGTCTTCTTGTGGACATCGATGATTAGTGGATATGCCCAGTTTGGTTATCCCAATGAAGCGTTACATCTGTTTAACATGTTGTTGAGGACTGCTTCAAGACCCAATGAACTGACACTGGCCACTGTACTTTCAGCCTGTGCCGAAATGGGATCACTGCGCATGGGAGAAGAGATCGAGCAGTACATTTTGCTGAATGGTTTGGGGTCAGATCTTAGGGTTCAGACTTCATTAATACACATGTTCTGTAAATGTGGAAGCATAAAGAAGGCACAAGCATTGTTTGAAAGGATACCCAATAAAGACTTGGCTGTTTGGAGTGCCATGATAAATGGTTATGCAGTGCATGGGATGGGAAAAGAGGCTCTGAATCTCTTCCATAAGATGCAAAATGAAGTAGGAATTAAGCCAGATGCCATTGTTTACACCAGCGTATTATTGGCTTGCAGTCATTCAGGATTGATAGAAGATGGATTGAAGTATTTTAGAAGCATGCAGAAGGATTTTGGAATAGAACCCAGTATACAACATTATTCTTGTTTGGTGGATCTTCTTGGTCGAGCTGGTTATGTGGAATTAGCCTTGAGAACTATCCAAGAAATGCCTGTCCTAGTACAAGCTCGAGTTTGGGCTCCATTTCTTAGTGCTTGCTACACGCATCATAACCTTGAGCTTGGAGAGTTTGCTGCTAAGAACTTGTTCGATTTGGAGCCCAGAAGCACTGGCAATTTTGTATTGATGACTAATCTGTATACATCTATGGGGAAGTGGAAGGAGGCAGCAAAGGCAAGAAGTATAATAAATGCTAGGGGATTGGTTAAGGAGCCTGGTTGGAGCCAGATTGAGATTGATGGTGCTGTCCATGTTCTTGCTGCAGAAGGCCAATCCCACCTAGAGTCGATTGATATCCATGAGGTTGAAGCTTCCTGA
- the LOC100252897 gene encoding probable aquaporin TIP3-2, with product MMPPRRYAFGRAEEATHPDSMRATLSELVATFIFVFAGEGSVLALGKLYAGATALTVPALVMVALAHGLALFAAVSASINVSGGHVNPAVTFGALVGGRISLLRALYYWVAQLLGAVLAALLLRFATGGLRPVGFTVASGYDEWHAMLLEIAMTFGLVYTVYATAIDPKRGSLGVIAPLAIGFIVGANILVGGAFDGASMNPARAFGPALVGWRWRYQWVYWVGPLVGGALAALIYEFLVIPTEPQHIHTHHQPLAPEDY from the exons ATGATGCCACCTCGTAGATATGCGTTTGGGAGGGCAGAGGAGGCCACCCACCCTGACTCCATGAGAGCCACCTTGTCTGAACTCGTCGCCACTTTCATTTTCGTCTTTGCAGGGGAAGGCTCCGTTCTTGCTCTAG GTAAGTTATATGCAGGTGCGACGGCTTTAACAGTTCCGGCTCTGGTGATGGTGGCACTTGCACATGGGTTGGCGCTGTTTGCTGCGGTGTCGGCAAGCATCAACGTATCAGGGGGGCATGTGAACCCAGCTGTTACCTTCGGTGCCCTTGTGGGTGGCAGAATCTCTCTCCTCCGTGCTTTGTACTACTGGGTTGCTCAGCTCTTGGGTGCTGTTCTCGCTGCTCTCCTCTTGAGGTTCGCCACTGGTGGCCTG AGGCCAGTGGGATTCACAGTAGCCTCAGGATACGACGAGTGGCATGCAATGCTTCTCGAGATAGCAATGACATTTGGGCTGGTGTACACAGTGTATGCGACTGCAATTGATCCAAAGAGGGGGAGTCTGGGAGTGATAGCGCCACTGGCCATAGGGTTCATAGTTGGGGCAAACATACTTGTGGGAGGAGCCTTTGATGGAGCATCGATGAACCCAGCAAGGGCATTTGGGCCTGCTCTTGTGGGTTGGAGGTGGAGGTACCAGTGGGTGTACTGGGTGGGGCCTCTTGTTGGTGGTGCTCTTGCTGCTCTCATATATGAATTTCTCGTAATACCCACCGAGCCCCAACATATTCACACACACCACCAGCCTTTGGCTCCTGAGGACTACTAG
- the LOC100261372 gene encoding uncharacterized protein LOC100261372 isoform X2 translates to MCFLLQLNSLDKLNKLLDACKRLGVQTSPMIIDGLGIIPLFSWYHESFDKEEDITEVFIPSLEMACKDFHACKWPEELSNRDTSLALYFDAMNEKNQDLIKEIQSECSQIITFSHFLPRQELCPEKRMLFYPNLPKIIGSDFLEVRLRSIHGAEGSASACHVFGHTHFCWDSMLDGIRYVQAPLAYPRERKRRMNGGEDWLPFCIYCDGKFADKLMACFWSEYYSTNPRTPHNTQLAPWVARFYKRR, encoded by the exons ATGTGCTTCTTGTTGCAG CTTAATTCTCTTGATAAGCTGAATAAGTTACTTGATGCGTGTAAAAGACTCGGAGTGCAAACCAGTCCAATGATTATAGATGGCTTGGGAATCATTCCTTTATTCTCTTGGTATCATGAG AGCTTTGATAAAGAGGAGGACATAACCGAAGTTTTCATTCCGTCTCTGGAGATG GCATGCAAGGACTTTCACGCATGCAAATGGCCTGAGGAACTTTCAAATAGAGATACTTCCCTTGCTCTGTACTTTGATGCAATGAACGAGAAGAATCAAGATTTGATCAAAGAAATTCAGAGTGAATGTAGCCAAATAATTACATTCTCTCACTTTCTTCCCAG GCAAGAGTTATGTCCGGAGAAGAGGATGCTGTTCTATCCAAACCTCCCAAAAATCATCGGCTCCGATTTTCTTGAGGTTCGCCTAAGATCTATACACGGAGCTGAAGGAAGTGCATCTGCATGTCATGTGTTTGGTCATACCCATTTCTGCTGGGATTCCATGCTTGACGGTATCAG GTATGTACAAGCACCATTGGCCTACCCAAGAGAACGTAAAAGGAGAATGAATGGAGGTGAAGATTGGCTGCCATTTTGCATCTATTGTGATGGAAAATTTGCTGATAAACTTATGGCCTGTTTCTGGTCTGAATACTACTCCACCAACCCAAGAACGCCGCACAACACTCAACTCGCCCCTTGGGTTGCTAGATTTTATAAACGAAGATAA
- the LOC100247782 gene encoding sm-like protein LSM8 isoform X1 — protein sequence MCELHQATTAAVENLLATSSSRGLAIIYQLPTCNMSTGPGLESLVDQTISVITNDGRNIVGVLKGFDQATNIILDESHERVYSTKEGVQQLVLGLYIIRGDNISIVGELDEELDSSLDLSKLRAHPLKPVTH from the exons GAAAATTTGCTAGCAACCAGTTCTTCCAGGGGTTTGGCTATTATTTATCAGTTACCAACTTGCAACATGTCAACTGGGCCTGGACTTGAGTCTCTTGTAGATC AAACTATATCAGTCATCACAAATGATGGTCGAAATATAGTG GGAGTTCTAAAGGGCTTTGACCAGGCTACCAATATCATTCTTGATGAATCTCATGAGCGTGTTTACTCCACAAAG GAAGGCGTTCAACAGCTTGTGTTGGGTTTGTACATAATAAGGGGTGACAACAT AAGCATTGTTGGGGAACTAGATGAAGAGCTGGATTCTAGCCTTGATCTATCGAAACTGAGAGCACATCCCCTCAAGCCTGTCACTCATTGA
- the LOC100247782 gene encoding sm-like protein LSM8 isoform X2 → MSTGPGLESLVDQTISVITNDGRNIVGVLKGFDQATNIILDESHERVYSTKEGVQQLVLGLYIIRGDNISIVGELDEELDSSLDLSKLRAHPLKPVTH, encoded by the exons ATGTCAACTGGGCCTGGACTTGAGTCTCTTGTAGATC AAACTATATCAGTCATCACAAATGATGGTCGAAATATAGTG GGAGTTCTAAAGGGCTTTGACCAGGCTACCAATATCATTCTTGATGAATCTCATGAGCGTGTTTACTCCACAAAG GAAGGCGTTCAACAGCTTGTGTTGGGTTTGTACATAATAAGGGGTGACAACAT AAGCATTGTTGGGGAACTAGATGAAGAGCTGGATTCTAGCCTTGATCTATCGAAACTGAGAGCACATCCCCTCAAGCCTGTCACTCATTGA
- the LOC100261372 gene encoding uncharacterized protein LOC100261372 isoform X3, translating into MHKLNSLDKLNKLLDACKRLGVQTSPMIIDGLGIIPLFSWYHESFDKEEDITEVFIPSLEMACKDFHACKWPEELSNRDTSLALYFDAMNEKNQDLIKEIQSECSQIITFSHFLPRQELCPEKRMLFYPNLPKIIGSDFLEVRLRSIHGAEGSASACHVFGHTHFCWDSMLDGIRYVQAPLAYPRERKRRMNGGEDWLPFCIYCDGKFADKLMACFWSEYYSTNPRTPHNTQLAPWVARFYKRR; encoded by the exons ATGCATAAG CTTAATTCTCTTGATAAGCTGAATAAGTTACTTGATGCGTGTAAAAGACTCGGAGTGCAAACCAGTCCAATGATTATAGATGGCTTGGGAATCATTCCTTTATTCTCTTGGTATCATGAG AGCTTTGATAAAGAGGAGGACATAACCGAAGTTTTCATTCCGTCTCTGGAGATG GCATGCAAGGACTTTCACGCATGCAAATGGCCTGAGGAACTTTCAAATAGAGATACTTCCCTTGCTCTGTACTTTGATGCAATGAACGAGAAGAATCAAGATTTGATCAAAGAAATTCAGAGTGAATGTAGCCAAATAATTACATTCTCTCACTTTCTTCCCAG GCAAGAGTTATGTCCGGAGAAGAGGATGCTGTTCTATCCAAACCTCCCAAAAATCATCGGCTCCGATTTTCTTGAGGTTCGCCTAAGATCTATACACGGAGCTGAAGGAAGTGCATCTGCATGTCATGTGTTTGGTCATACCCATTTCTGCTGGGATTCCATGCTTGACGGTATCAG GTATGTACAAGCACCATTGGCCTACCCAAGAGAACGTAAAAGGAGAATGAATGGAGGTGAAGATTGGCTGCCATTTTGCATCTATTGTGATGGAAAATTTGCTGATAAACTTATGGCCTGTTTCTGGTCTGAATACTACTCCACCAACCCAAGAACGCCGCACAACACTCAACTCGCCCCTTGGGTTGCTAGATTTTATAAACGAAGATAA
- the LOC100245984 gene encoding probable leucine-rich repeat receptor-like protein kinase At1g68400, which produces MLISSLAVIVAITMSLAAKALFLVSAVVVIQFSGVVSQATNEYFPDEREALMQIRDIVNATVDLHKNWTGPPCQEDVSKWFGITCSKGHIIRIVLEGIELTGSFPPAFLQKIAFLNTVSFKNNSVFGPIPNLTGLIHLESVFFSQNNFSGSIPLDYIGLPNLTVLELQENSLGGHIPPFDQPTLTTFNVSYNHLEGPIPETPVLQRFPESSYDHNSHLCGLPLGKVCPAFPPAPATATAPPPHISPNPSKEKKKGLEIWGVALIVAAATLVPVLVMVVFLCYYRKSQRKEATTGQQTGMSGSVEWAEKRRHSWESRGDPERTVALEFFDKDIPVFDLDDLLRASAEVMGKGKLGTTYKATLESGSAVAVKRLKDLNGLSKKEFVQQMQLLGKTRHENLVEIVSFYYSKEEKLVVYEFVPHGSLFELLHENRGAARVPLNWSRRLSIIKDIAKGLTFLHQSLPSHKVPHANLKSSNVLIHSTGQNCHSKLVDFGFLPLLPSRKSSEKLAVAKSPEFALGKKLTQKADVYCFGIIILEVITGRIPGEASPGINATVEDLSDWVRTAVNNDWSTDVLDVEIVAAREGHDEMLKLTGIALECTDTTPEKRPKMTEVLRRIQEIEDMGEKQISGSEAS; this is translated from the exons ATGCTTATCAGCAGTCTAGCTGTGATTGTGGCCATCACCATGAGCTTGGCTGCAAAAGCTTTATTCCTTGTTTCTGCAGTTGTTGTGATTCAATTTTCAGGCGTGGTGTCTCAGGCGACAAATGAGTACTTCCCGGATGAAAGAGAAGCGTTGATGCAGATAAGGGATATTGTAAACGCAACAGTTGATCTACATAAGAACTGGACAGGACCCCCTTGTCAAGAAGATGTGAGCAAATGGTTTGGAATCACTTGTTCCAAAGGCCACATTATCCGCATTGTTCTTGAAGGAATTGAGCTCACCGGCTCTTTCCCACCTGCATTCCTACAAAAGATCGCCTTTCTGAATACGGTCAGCTTCAAAAACAATTCAGTTTTTGGCCCTATTCCCAACCTCACTGGCCTAATCCACCTTGAATCCGTGTTCTTCTCCCAAAACAACTTCTCCGGTTCCATTCCTTTGGACTACATTGGATTGCCCAATTTAACTGTTCTAGAGCTGCAAGAGAATTCTCTTGGTGGCCATATCCCACCTTTTGATCAACCAACCTTGACAACCTTCAACGTCTCATATAATCATCTTGAGGGCCCGATCCCAGAAACTCCTGTGCTTCAAAGATTCCCAGAGAGCTCTTATGATCATAACTCCCATCTGTGTGGGCTTCCTCTCGGAAAAGTGTGTCCTGCTTTTCCTCCTGCTCCTGCCACTGCCACAGCACCTCCTCCCCACATTTCTCCAAATCCatccaaggaaaagaaaaagggactCGAAATATGGGGTGTTGCTTTGATTGTGGCTGCAGCAACATTGGTTCCTGTCCTAGTTATGGTTGTTTTCTTGTGTTATTATAGGAAGTCACAGAGGAAAGAAGCAACAACAGGGCAACAGACAGGTATGTCC GGTTCCGTAGAGTGGGCAGAAAAGAGAAGACATAGCTGGGAGAGCAGAGGGGATCCTGAAAGGACGGTAGCACTAGAATTTTTCGATAAGGATATACCGGTTTTTGACCTGGATGATTTGCTAAGGGCATCGGCAGAAGTGATGGGGAAAGGGAAACTGGGCACTACGTACAAAGCAACACTGGAATCGGGTTCTGCAGTTGCTGTGAAGAGACTCAAAGATTTGAACGGGTTGAGCAAGAAGGAATTTGTCCAGCAGATGCAGTTGCTGGGAAAGACGAGGCATGAAAACCTGGTCGAAATCGTCTCTTTCTACTACTCTAAGGAGGAGAAGCTGGTGGTCTATGAGTTTGTTCCTCATGGAAGCTTGTTTGAGCTTTTACATG AGAATAGAGGAGCTGCAAGAGTGCCTTTGAATTGGAGTAGAAGACTATCCATTATCAAAGACATAGCAAAGGGTCTCACTTTTCTTCATCAATCCTTACCTTCTCACAAGGTGCCCCATGCCAACCTCAAATCATCCAATGTTCTTATCCACTCCACCGGCCAGAACTGCCATTCCAAACTCGTGGATTTCGGCTTCTTGCCCCTTCTGCCCTCTCGTAAATCCTCTGAAAAACTAGCCGTAGCCAAGTCACCTGAATTCGCTCTAGGAAAGAAGCTGACACAAAAGGCAGATGTCTACTGCTTCGGCATCATTATACTGGAGGTCATCACTGGGAGGATCCCAGGTGAAGCTTCACCAGGGATCAATGCAACAGTTGAGGACCTTTCTGATTGGGTAAGAACAGCAGTGAATAATGATTGGTCCACAGATGTATTAGACGTAGAGATAGTAGCAGCAAGAGAAGGGCATGATGAGATGTTGAAGCTCACAGGGATAGCTCTGGAATGTACAGATACAACACCAGAGAAGCGACCAAAGATGACTGAAGTGTTGAGAAGAATACAAGAAATTGAGGACATGGGAGAAAAACAAATAAGTGGAAGTGAAGCAAGTTGA